From a single Pseudomonas cremoricolorata genomic region:
- a CDS encoding Tex family protein — protein sequence MDSINSRIAEELGVRPQQVAAAVALLDEGSTVPFIARYRKEVTGSLDDTQLRHLDERLRYLRELDERRASILASIQEQGKLTPELTRDIQLADTKTRLEDLYLPYKQKRRTKGQIALEAGLGELADALFGDPQLAPETEAARFVDADKGVADVKAALEGAKYILMERFAEDASLLEKLRTFLKHEAVLSARLVPGKEEEGAKFRDYFAHDELLRSVPSHRALAIFRGRNEGMLSASLKVGEELPGTLHPCEQMIGEHVGIENRGRAADKWLGEVVRWTWKVKLYTHLETDLLGELRDSAESEAINVFAHNLHDLLLAAPAGPRTTLGLDPGLRTGCKVAVVDATGKLLDTATVYPHAPRNDWDRTLAVLAALCAKHSVELIAIGNGTASRETDKLAADLIKQYPALKMTKVMVSEAGASVYSASELAAREFPDLDVSIRGAVSIARRLQDPLAELVKIEPKSIGVGQYQHDVSQVKLARGLDAVVEDCVNAVGVDVNTASVALLTRISGLNATLAQNIVAHRDANGPFATRAALKKVSRLGEKTFEQAAGFLRVMNGDNPLDASAVHPEAYPLVQRIAAGTERDIRSLIGDSGFLKRLDPKRFTDETFGLPTVTDILQELDKPGRDPRPEFKTATFQDGVEDLKDLEPGMILEGVVTNVTNFGAFVDIGVHQDGLVHISALSEKFVKDPREAVKAGDVVKVKVMEVDIPRKRVGLSMRMSDTPGEKVDGQRGGGRGAGGNRPAQAPRPRETAAPAPANNAMAALFANARQLKKK from the coding sequence ATGGACAGCATCAACAGCCGTATCGCCGAGGAACTGGGCGTTCGCCCGCAGCAGGTCGCGGCGGCCGTAGCCTTGTTGGACGAAGGCTCGACGGTGCCCTTCATCGCCCGTTACCGCAAAGAGGTCACCGGCAGCTTGGACGACACCCAACTGCGCCACCTCGACGAGCGCCTGCGCTACCTGCGCGAACTCGACGAGCGCCGCGCGAGCATCCTCGCCAGCATCCAGGAACAGGGCAAGCTGACCCCGGAGCTGACCCGCGACATCCAGCTCGCCGACACCAAGACCCGCCTCGAAGACCTCTACCTGCCGTACAAACAAAAGCGCCGCACCAAGGGTCAGATCGCCCTGGAAGCCGGCCTCGGCGAGTTGGCCGATGCCCTGTTCGGCGATCCGCAGTTGGCGCCGGAAACCGAGGCCGCACGCTTCGTCGATGCCGACAAGGGCGTGGCCGACGTCAAGGCTGCGCTGGAAGGTGCCAAGTACATCCTCATGGAGCGCTTCGCCGAAGACGCCAGCCTGCTCGAGAAACTGCGCACCTTCCTCAAGCACGAAGCGGTGCTCAGTGCCCGACTGGTGCCGGGCAAGGAAGAGGAAGGCGCCAAGTTCCGCGACTACTTCGCCCATGACGAACTGCTGCGCAGCGTGCCGTCGCACCGCGCCCTGGCGATCTTCCGCGGCCGCAACGAAGGCATGCTCAGCGCGTCCTTGAAGGTCGGCGAAGAGCTGCCCGGCACTCTGCACCCGTGCGAGCAGATGATCGGCGAACACGTCGGCATCGAGAACCGTGGCCGCGCCGCCGACAAGTGGCTGGGCGAGGTGGTGCGCTGGACCTGGAAGGTCAAGCTCTACACCCACCTGGAAACCGACCTGCTCGGCGAACTGCGTGACAGCGCCGAGAGCGAGGCGATCAACGTCTTCGCGCACAACCTGCACGACCTGCTGCTGGCCGCCCCCGCCGGCCCGCGCACCACCCTGGGCCTGGACCCGGGCCTGCGCACCGGCTGCAAGGTGGCGGTGGTCGATGCCACCGGCAAGCTGCTCGACACCGCCACCGTATACCCGCACGCGCCGCGCAACGACTGGGATCGCACCCTGGCCGTGCTGGCCGCGCTGTGCGCCAAGCACTCGGTGGAACTGATCGCCATCGGCAACGGCACCGCCAGCCGCGAGACCGACAAGCTGGCCGCCGACCTGATCAAGCAGTACCCCGCGCTGAAGATGACCAAGGTCATGGTCTCGGAAGCCGGCGCCTCGGTGTACTCGGCCTCCGAGCTGGCCGCCCGCGAATTCCCTGATCTGGACGTGTCGATTCGTGGCGCGGTGTCGATCGCCCGCCGCCTGCAGGATCCGTTGGCCGAACTGGTGAAGATCGAGCCAAAATCCATTGGCGTTGGCCAGTACCAGCACGACGTGTCGCAGGTGAAGCTGGCGCGCGGCCTGGACGCAGTAGTGGAAGACTGCGTGAACGCCGTCGGTGTCGACGTCAACACCGCGTCGGTGGCGCTGCTCACGCGCATCTCCGGCCTAAACGCCACCCTGGCGCAGAACATTGTCGCCCACCGCGACGCCAACGGCCCGTTCGCCACCCGTGCGGCGCTGAAGAAAGTCAGCCGCCTGGGCGAAAAAACCTTCGAGCAAGCCGCAGGCTTCCTGCGCGTGATGAACGGCGACAACCCGCTGGACGCTTCGGCCGTACACCCGGAAGCCTACCCGCTGGTGCAGCGCATCGCGGCCGGCACCGAGCGCGACATCCGCTCGCTGATCGGCGACAGCGGCTTCCTCAAGCGCCTCGACCCCAAGCGCTTCACCGACGAAACCTTCGGCCTGCCAACGGTCACCGACATCCTCCAGGAGCTGGACAAACCCGGTCGCGACCCGCGTCCCGAGTTCAAGACCGCGACCTTCCAGGATGGCGTCGAAGACCTCAAGGACCTGGAACCTGGCATGATCCTCGAAGGCGTGGTGACCAACGTCACCAACTTCGGTGCGTTCGTCGACATCGGTGTCCATCAGGATGGTCTGGTGCACATCTCGGCGCTGTCGGAGAAGTTCGTCAAGGATCCGCGTGAAGCGGTCAAGGCCGGTGACGTGGTGAAGGTCAAGGTGATGGAGGTGGATATCCCGCGCAAACGGGTCGGCCTGTCCATGCGCATGAGCGATACCCCAGGCGAGAAGGTCGACGGCCAGCGTGGCGGCGGCCGTGGCGCCGGGGGCAATCGTCCGGCGCAGGCACCGCGCCCGCGCGAAACTGCCGCGCCAGCGCCGGCCAACAATGCCATGGCGGCACTGTTCGCCAATGCTCGCCAGTTGAAGAAGAAGTGA
- the gshA gene encoding glutamate--cysteine ligase — protein sequence MKEYILSDLLNSRLSLLSANLPLLAQCLHGIERECLRVTAEGRLAQTPHPHTLGSALTNEQITTDYSESLLEFITPALTDPAQVLENLEDIHRFVYTGLGDEYLWSPSMPCALPAEEDIPIAEYGTSNIGKLKHVYRKGLALRYGRTMQCIAGIHYNFSLPEALWPLLRAAEGSQESDRDFQSRTYIGLIRNFRRYSWLLMYLFGASPALDAGFLRGRAHQLEQLDATTLYLPYATSLRMSDLGYQSNAQAGLTPCYNDLQSYTDSLRKAVATPYPAYVEVGTHKDGEWVQLNTNVLQIENEYYSNIRPKRVTYTGERPIQALVARGVQYVEVRCLDINPYLPVGIDLPQSRFLDAFLLLCALDDSPQLDNAECRQCSDNFLSVVKEGRRPGLELSRNGQAIPLTTWANELLERIRPFAELLDQANASDEHVNALGAQQAKVDDPSQTPSARVLASMQQHNESFAAFSMRQSLAHAETLRSQPLSSERQQAFEAMARKSLDEQTRLEQQEVGDFDLFVGAYQASILAIST from the coding sequence GTGAAGGAATACATCTTGAGCGACCTCCTCAACAGCCGCCTGAGCCTGCTCAGCGCCAATCTTCCCCTGCTCGCGCAGTGTCTGCATGGCATTGAACGTGAATGCCTTCGTGTGACCGCCGAAGGTCGCCTGGCCCAGACCCCGCATCCGCACACGCTGGGCTCGGCACTGACCAACGAGCAGATCACCACTGACTATTCCGAATCGCTGCTGGAGTTCATCACTCCGGCGCTGACCGACCCGGCCCAGGTGCTGGAAAACCTCGAAGACATCCATCGTTTCGTCTACACCGGTCTTGGCGACGAGTACCTGTGGAGCCCGTCGATGCCGTGCGCATTGCCGGCCGAGGAAGACATTCCCATCGCCGAGTACGGCACCTCGAACATCGGCAAGCTCAAGCACGTGTACCGCAAGGGCCTGGCCCTGCGTTACGGACGCACCATGCAATGCATCGCCGGCATTCACTACAATTTTTCCCTGCCTGAAGCCCTGTGGCCGCTGCTGCGTGCCGCCGAGGGCAGCCAGGAAAGCGACCGCGACTTTCAGTCCCGAACCTACATCGGACTGATCCGCAACTTCCGCCGCTACAGCTGGTTGCTGATGTACCTGTTCGGCGCCTCGCCAGCACTGGATGCGGGCTTCCTGCGCGGCCGTGCGCACCAGCTCGAACAGCTCGATGCCACCACCCTGTACCTGCCCTACGCCACCAGCCTGCGCATGAGCGACCTGGGTTACCAGAGCAATGCCCAGGCCGGCCTGACGCCCTGCTACAACGACCTGCAGAGCTACACCGACAGTTTGCGCAAAGCGGTGGCAACGCCCTACCCGGCCTATGTCGAAGTGGGTACGCACAAAGACGGCGAATGGGTGCAGCTCAACACCAACGTGCTGCAGATCGAAAACGAGTACTACTCCAACATTCGCCCCAAGCGCGTCACGTACACCGGCGAACGGCCGATCCAGGCGCTGGTCGCCCGGGGCGTGCAGTATGTCGAAGTGCGCTGCCTGGACATCAACCCGTACCTGCCCGTGGGCATCGATCTGCCGCAGTCGCGTTTCCTCGATGCCTTCCTGCTGCTCTGCGCCCTGGACGACAGTCCACAGCTGGACAATGCCGAGTGCCGCCAGTGCAGCGACAACTTCCTCAGTGTGGTCAAGGAAGGCCGGCGCCCGGGTCTGGAACTGAGTCGCAATGGCCAGGCGATCCCCCTCACCACCTGGGCCAACGAACTGCTGGAACGAATCAGGCCGTTCGCCGAGTTACTCGACCAGGCCAACGCCAGCGACGAGCACGTCAACGCACTGGGCGCGCAGCAAGCCAAGGTCGACGATCCGTCACAGACCCCGTCGGCACGGGTGCTGGCCAGCATGCAGCAGCACAACGAAAGCTTCGCCGCATTCTCCATGCGCCAAAGCCTGGCCCACGCCGAGACCCTGCGCAGCCAGCCATTGTCCAGCGAGCGGCAACAGGCGTTCGAGGCCATGGCGCGAAAGTCGCTGGACGAGCAGACTCGCCTCGAACAGCAGGAAGTGGGTGATTTCGACCTGTTCGTCGGTGCCTACCAGGCCAGCATCCTGGCCATCAGTACCTGA
- a CDS encoding TetR/AcrR family transcriptional regulator, which translates to MSRALVPRRPRASSQARIAAILAAARALLPEQGVAGLSIYSVAERAQIPPSSVYHFFASVPALLEALTGDIHHAFRQALLAPIDSSTLHTWHDLARLLEQRMLAVYHHDAAARQLILAQHGLNEVSQADRKHDLELDKLLHQLFEQHFQLPALPDDVEVFALALALSDRVYARSIQQHEVITPRMAEEGMRVFEAYLGMYLPVYLQKNAAV; encoded by the coding sequence ATGAGCCGCGCGCTCGTCCCGCGTCGGCCGCGCGCCAGCAGCCAGGCGCGGATCGCAGCGATCCTCGCCGCCGCCCGCGCCCTGCTGCCCGAGCAGGGCGTGGCCGGGCTGTCGATCTACAGCGTGGCTGAACGCGCACAGATTCCGCCGTCGTCGGTCTATCACTTCTTCGCCAGCGTCCCGGCGCTGCTCGAAGCGCTGACCGGCGACATCCACCACGCCTTCCGCCAGGCGCTGCTGGCGCCCATCGACAGCAGCACCTTGCACACCTGGCATGACCTGGCGCGCCTGCTCGAACAGCGCATGCTGGCGGTGTATCACCACGATGCCGCGGCCCGTCAGTTGATTCTCGCCCAGCACGGGCTCAACGAGGTGAGCCAGGCCGACCGAAAGCACGATCTCGAACTGGACAAGCTGCTGCACCAGCTGTTCGAACAGCATTTCCAGTTGCCGGCCCTGCCTGACGATGTCGAGGTATTCGCCCTGGCGCTGGCGTTGAGCGACCGTGTCTATGCCCGCTCGATCCAGCAGCACGAGGTAATTACCCCGCGCATGGCCGAGGAAGGCATGCGCGTGTTCGAGGCGTATCTGGGGATGTATCTGCCGGTGTATCTGCAAAAGAACGCGGCGGTTTGA
- a CDS encoding TonB-dependent siderophore receptor codes for MLSLAEETAAVAASTRAYTIAPAPLGEALNQFARQAGITLSVTPQQTAGVQSAGLQGQYSVEQGLAMLLGASGLQAVATDSGSYVVRSAETEALSLSATDIRSFTLGNALGSTEGYNASHSQIATKTSTALLETSQSVSVVTRQQMDDQGAQTVAQAMRYTPGVLTNPYGATHRYDYVAMRGFNDGAVDNIYLDGLKSMGDSGTFSTMQVDPYFLERVDILKGPSSVLYGRSSPGGLVALTSKKPLYTPYHQIQATVGTQGQRGVGFDFSGPVDDDKRIAYRLIGLADKSDTQFDHAEEKRYVISPTVSIDFSEDTSLTLQAYLQHDPEGGYHGGVPADGALHKRNGRRISEHFFDGEPDVDGYSRDQKSFSYQFEHRINDVFTARQNFRYQDSKVNIDQIYSYGWTTPTSNQLNRYYTGGDERLHAFIIDNMLQADVFTGSAKHTLLLGADYQRRKTVVDWTSGAVAPLDAFDPAYGNDAIDYYSPTSYLRRLEQTGVYAQDLIEWDQWRFSLGLRHDWVTTSDENRIAEAARPQGTEIEDKRTKTTGRAGVLYLFENGIAPYLSYSQSFNPNSYSDSAGNPLAPTDGTQLEAGLKYQPPGTDNLFTASVFHIEQENLASKLPQENFYRPVGAVRSQGLELEAHLQLTDNFKLLGSYTLTDIEYSKSMPSTLSTPGNVIDNKSNSPTQAPKHMASLWGDYAFDSGALDGLRVGGGVRYVGYSWADAENTMKVPSYTLFDASVGYDLGKVGLKGVDVRVNANNLTNESYVASCASLSFCYMGEERNVNATVSYQF; via the coding sequence ATGCTGAGCCTGGCCGAGGAAACCGCAGCGGTAGCCGCCAGCACTCGCGCCTACACCATTGCACCAGCTCCGCTGGGCGAAGCACTGAACCAGTTCGCCCGTCAGGCTGGCATCACCCTGTCGGTCACGCCCCAGCAGACGGCCGGCGTGCAGTCTGCCGGTTTGCAGGGCCAATACTCGGTCGAGCAAGGGTTGGCGATGCTGCTGGGTGCCAGTGGCTTGCAGGCGGTGGCCACCGACAGCGGAAGTTACGTGGTGCGCAGCGCTGAAACCGAGGCGTTGTCGTTGTCGGCAACCGACATCCGCAGCTTCACCTTGGGCAACGCCCTGGGCAGCACCGAAGGCTACAACGCGTCGCACAGCCAGATCGCGACCAAGACCAGTACCGCATTGCTGGAAACCTCACAGTCGGTGTCGGTGGTGACCCGTCAGCAGATGGACGACCAGGGCGCGCAGACCGTCGCCCAGGCCATGCGTTACACCCCCGGCGTGCTGACCAACCCCTATGGTGCCACCCACCGCTACGACTACGTCGCCATGCGCGGCTTCAATGACGGCGCTGTGGATAACATCTACCTCGACGGCCTGAAGTCGATGGGCGACAGTGGCACCTTCAGCACCATGCAGGTCGACCCGTACTTCCTCGAACGCGTGGATATTCTCAAAGGCCCTTCGTCAGTGCTCTACGGCCGCAGCTCTCCCGGTGGCCTGGTGGCGCTGACCAGCAAGAAACCGCTGTACACGCCTTATCACCAGATCCAGGCAACCGTCGGCACCCAGGGTCAACGTGGCGTGGGCTTCGATTTCAGCGGGCCGGTCGATGACGACAAACGCATCGCTTACCGGCTGATCGGCCTGGCGGACAAATCCGATACACAATTCGATCATGCCGAAGAAAAGCGCTACGTCATTTCGCCGACGGTCAGCATCGACTTTTCCGAAGACACCTCGCTTACCCTGCAGGCCTATCTGCAGCACGATCCCGAAGGCGGCTATCACGGCGGCGTGCCGGCGGATGGCGCCCTGCACAAGCGCAATGGCCGACGTATTTCCGAGCACTTCTTCGACGGCGAGCCGGATGTCGACGGCTATAGCCGCGATCAGAAGTCGTTCAGCTACCAGTTCGAACATCGCATCAATGATGTCTTCACCGCGCGCCAGAACTTCCGCTACCAGGACTCGAAGGTCAACATCGACCAGATCTACAGCTATGGCTGGACCACACCGACCAGCAACCAGCTGAACCGCTACTACACCGGCGGCGACGAGCGCCTGCATGCCTTCATCATCGACAACATGCTGCAAGCCGACGTCTTCACCGGCAGCGCCAAGCACACGCTGCTGCTGGGCGCTGACTACCAGCGGCGTAAGACCGTGGTCGACTGGACCAGCGGCGCCGTGGCCCCGCTCGATGCCTTCGATCCGGCCTACGGCAACGATGCGATCGACTACTACAGCCCCACCAGCTACCTGCGGCGCCTGGAGCAAACCGGGGTGTATGCCCAGGACTTGATCGAGTGGGATCAATGGCGTTTCTCGCTGGGCCTGCGCCACGATTGGGTCACCACCTCGGACGAAAACCGCATCGCCGAGGCCGCGCGCCCGCAAGGCACCGAGATCGAAGACAAACGCACCAAGACCACCGGCCGTGCCGGCGTGCTGTATCTGTTCGAAAACGGCATTGCGCCGTACCTGAGCTATTCGCAGTCGTTCAACCCCAACTCCTATTCCGACAGCGCCGGCAACCCGCTGGCGCCCACCGACGGCACCCAGTTGGAGGCCGGCCTCAAGTACCAGCCGCCGGGCACGGACAATCTGTTCACCGCTTCGGTGTTCCACATCGAGCAGGAAAACCTCGCCTCCAAACTGCCCCAGGAGAACTTCTACCGGCCCGTCGGCGCGGTGCGCTCGCAGGGCCTGGAGCTCGAAGCGCACCTGCAGCTGACCGACAACTTCAAGCTGCTGGGCAGCTACACCCTGACTGACATCGAGTATTCGAAGTCGATGCCGAGCACCTTGAGCACACCAGGCAATGTCATCGACAACAAAAGCAACTCACCGACTCAGGCGCCCAAGCACATGGCGTCGCTGTGGGGTGACTACGCGTTCGACAGCGGTGCGCTGGATGGCCTGCGGGTGGGCGGTGGCGTGCGTTACGTCGGCTACAGCTGGGCCGATGCCGAGAACACCATGAAGGTGCCGTCGTACACGCTGTTCGACGCCTCGGTGGGCTATGACCTGGGCAAGGTGGGGCTCAAGGGCGTGGATGTGCGGGTCAATGCCAACAACCTGACCAACGAATCCTATGTGGCGTCGTGTGCGAGCCTGAGCTTTTGCTACATGGGCGAAGAGCGCAACGTGAATGCGACGGTGAGTTATCAGTTCTGA
- a CDS encoding FecR domain-containing protein, whose protein sequence is MSGAQARQLPCEAVVRQAIEWSLRLQVHPCDTALYEQCQRWRTHAAEHERAWQQVQALTGELSQQFAALPASGLAIEALEQSQQRLHRRQALKLLSSVAVVGSAAWFARDVAPMQQWRADYATGIAQRGSFHLADGTSLQLNTDSAVNHAVGEGRRSITLTRGEILLDTATSQPGEGRSLLQVHSGHGVFETLAGRFVVRRDERQTRLSVIAGEVLVRPMKGQPVQARAGQDYRVSAIQAHLVPDPDMDASAWIDGLIVTRGMRLRDFLAEVARYRRGRVACSDDIADLRLSGVFRLQDTDKLLAVLPRTLPVQVDYRTRWWVTLRRQA, encoded by the coding sequence GTGAGCGGCGCACAGGCGCGGCAGCTGCCTTGCGAGGCGGTGGTCAGGCAAGCCATCGAATGGTCGTTGCGCTTGCAGGTTCACCCCTGCGACACCGCCTTGTACGAGCAGTGCCAGCGCTGGCGAACCCACGCTGCCGAGCATGAGCGTGCCTGGCAACAGGTGCAGGCGCTCACTGGCGAATTGAGTCAGCAGTTCGCCGCGCTGCCTGCATCCGGTCTGGCGATCGAAGCGCTGGAGCAGAGCCAACAACGCCTGCACCGGCGCCAGGCCTTGAAGCTGTTGTCGAGCGTGGCGGTAGTGGGCTCGGCCGCCTGGTTCGCCCGCGACGTGGCACCCATGCAGCAGTGGCGCGCCGACTACGCCACCGGCATTGCCCAGCGTGGCAGTTTCCACCTGGCCGATGGCACCTCGCTGCAACTGAACACCGACAGCGCGGTGAACCACGCTGTCGGTGAGGGGCGCCGATCGATCACCCTAACCCGTGGGGAAATTCTGCTGGATACCGCGACCTCGCAGCCTGGTGAAGGCCGGTCGCTTCTGCAGGTTCACAGCGGTCACGGCGTGTTCGAAACCCTGGCCGGGCGCTTCGTGGTGCGCCGCGACGAGCGCCAGACCCGCCTGAGCGTGATCGCGGGTGAAGTGCTGGTGCGGCCTATGAAGGGTCAGCCGGTGCAGGCACGCGCCGGCCAGGACTATCGGGTCAGCGCGATCCAGGCACACCTGGTGCCTGACCCGGACATGGACGCCAGCGCATGGATCGACGGGCTGATCGTCACCCGCGGCATGCGCCTGCGCGACTTCCTCGCGGAAGTGGCGCGTTATCGCCGGGGGCGTGTGGCGTGCAGTGACGATATCGCCGACTTGCGGCTTTCCGGGGTGTTTCGCCTGCAAGACACCGACAAGCTGCTGGCCGTGCTGCCACGGACGTTGCCCGTGCAGGTCGATTACCGCACACGCTGGTGGGTGACCCTGCGACGACAGGCGTGA
- a CDS encoding sigma-70 family RNA polymerase sigma factor, whose translation MPSHNHGVTTLYLDHHRWLHAWLHGRLGNAADAADLVQETFVRLLNRRERLELKTPRAFLRTVAKGLVIDHWRRGEIERAYLEALAQRPDLESPSPESRELVFELLERIARMLDGLKPKVRQAFLLAQCEGLSHPQVAARMGISLRSVERYVADALYHCYLLRYGA comes from the coding sequence ATGCCCTCTCACAACCACGGCGTGACTACGCTCTACCTCGACCATCACCGTTGGCTGCATGCCTGGTTGCACGGCAGGCTGGGCAATGCCGCGGACGCGGCCGATCTGGTTCAGGAAACGTTCGTTCGCCTGCTCAACCGCCGCGAGCGGCTCGAACTGAAAACCCCGCGGGCGTTTCTGCGCACGGTGGCCAAGGGTCTGGTCATCGATCACTGGCGGCGCGGCGAAATCGAGCGGGCCTATCTGGAAGCGCTGGCCCAGCGTCCTGACCTGGAATCGCCTTCACCTGAATCCCGCGAGTTGGTTTTTGAATTGCTCGAGCGTATCGCGCGGATGCTCGACGGCTTGAAACCCAAGGTCCGCCAGGCCTTTCTGCTGGCGCAATGCGAGGGCTTGAGCCATCCGCAGGTCGCTGCGCGCATGGGCATTTCGCTGCGCTCGGTCGAGCGCTACGTCGCCGATGCGCTGTACCACTGCTACCTGTTGCGATACGGCGCGTGA
- a CDS encoding TOBE domain-containing protein: MTIKAINVRNQFKGTVKEILEGPVLSEIDVQTASGVVTSVITTRSVRELELQVGSEVIAFVKSTEVSIAKL, encoded by the coding sequence ATGACCATCAAAGCGATCAACGTCCGTAACCAGTTCAAAGGCACCGTGAAAGAAATCCTCGAAGGCCCGGTGTTGTCGGAAATCGATGTGCAGACCGCCTCAGGCGTCGTCACGTCAGTCATCACCACCCGCTCGGTGCGCGAGCTGGAATTGCAGGTGGGCAGTGAAGTGATTGCCTTCGTCAAATCGACCGAGGTGTCGATCGCCAAGTTGTAA
- the ssuB gene encoding aliphatic sulfonates ABC transporter ATP-binding protein, producing MTVLKQQPPHLLRGIPLATRDLRKTFGKREVLRGIDLHIPAGQFVAIVGRSGCGKSTLLRLLAGLDLPSQGQLLAGAAPLADAREETRLMFQDARLLPWKKVIDNVGLGLSGNWREQALQALDAVGLIDRANEWPAALSGGQKQRVALARALIHEPRLLLLDEPLGALDALTRIEMQQLIERLWRQHGFTVLLVTHDVSEAVAVADRVILIEDGEIGLDLEVDLPRPRARGSHRLAALESEVLNRVMSVPGAQPEPDPVAPLPTQLRWAH from the coding sequence ATGACCGTGCTCAAGCAACAACCCCCGCACCTGCTGCGCGGCATCCCGCTGGCGACCCGCGACCTGCGCAAGACCTTCGGCAAGCGCGAGGTACTGCGCGGCATCGACCTGCACATTCCGGCGGGGCAGTTCGTCGCTATCGTCGGGCGCAGTGGCTGCGGCAAGAGCACCTTGCTGCGCCTGCTGGCCGGCCTCGACCTGCCCAGCCAGGGTCAGTTGCTGGCTGGCGCGGCGCCTCTGGCCGATGCCCGCGAGGAAACCCGCCTGATGTTCCAGGACGCCCGGCTGCTGCCGTGGAAGAAAGTCATCGACAACGTCGGCCTGGGCCTGTCGGGCAACTGGCGTGAACAGGCGTTGCAGGCGCTGGATGCGGTCGGTCTGATCGACCGCGCCAACGAGTGGCCAGCGGCATTGTCGGGCGGGCAGAAACAGCGCGTAGCGCTGGCCCGTGCGCTGATCCACGAACCGCGCCTGCTGCTGCTCGACGAACCCCTAGGCGCGCTCGATGCGCTGACCCGCATCGAGATGCAACAACTGATCGAGCGACTCTGGCGCCAGCACGGTTTCACCGTCCTGCTGGTGACCCACGATGTCAGCGAAGCGGTGGCGGTGGCCGACCGGGTCATCCTCATCGAAGACGGCGAAATCGGCCTCGACCTGGAAGTCGATCTGCCCAGGCCCCGCGCACGCGGTTCACACCGCCTGGCGGCGCTGGAAAGCGAAGTGCTCAACCGTGTCATGTCGGTGCCGGGCGCCCAGCCCGAACCCGACCCTGTAGCACCCCTGCCTACGCAACTGCGTTGGGCGCACTGA
- the ssuC gene encoding aliphatic sulfonate ABC transporter permease SsuC: MSTTSSNTLAKRLAPWALPVLLLALWQLAVSAGWLSTRILPAPSAVISAGVELVRSGEIWTHLAISGWRAGLGFAIGGSIGLVLGFITGLSNWGERLLDSSVQMIRNVPHLALIPLVILWFGIDESAKIFLVALGTLFPIYLNTYHGIRNVDPALVEMARSYGLSGFALFRQVILPGALPSILVGVRFALGFMWLTLIVAETISANAGIGYLAMNAREFLQTDVVVLAIVLYAVLGKLADLAARGLERAWLRWHPAYQVAKKEGA, encoded by the coding sequence ATGAGTACGACATCTTCCAACACCCTGGCCAAGCGCCTGGCGCCCTGGGCCTTGCCGGTTCTGCTGCTGGCACTGTGGCAACTGGCGGTCAGCGCCGGCTGGCTGTCCACGCGCATTCTGCCGGCGCCCAGCGCGGTCATCAGTGCCGGCGTCGAGCTGGTGCGCAGTGGCGAAATCTGGACGCACCTGGCGATCAGCGGCTGGCGCGCAGGCCTCGGCTTCGCCATCGGCGGCAGCATCGGCCTGGTGCTGGGCTTCATCACCGGGCTGTCGAACTGGGGTGAGCGTCTGCTCGACAGCTCGGTGCAGATGATCCGCAACGTGCCGCACCTGGCGTTGATTCCGCTGGTGATTCTGTGGTTCGGCATCGATGAGTCGGCGAAGATTTTCCTGGTCGCCCTGGGCACCTTGTTCCCGATCTACCTGAACACCTACCACGGCATCCGCAACGTCGACCCGGCGCTGGTGGAGATGGCGCGCAGCTACGGGCTGTCGGGCTTTGCCCTGTTCCGCCAGGTGATCCTGCCCGGCGCCCTGCCATCGATTCTGGTCGGTGTGCGCTTCGCCCTGGGCTTCATGTGGCTGACCCTGATCGTCGCCGAAACCATTTCCGCCAATGCCGGCATTGGCTACCTGGCGATGAACGCCCGGGAATTTCTGCAAACCGACGTGGTAGTGCTGGCAATCGTGCTGTACGCGGTGCTCGGCAAACTGGCCGACCTGGCCGCACGGGGGCTGGAGCGCGCCTGGCTGCGCTGGCACCCGGCCTACCAAGTGGCGAAGAAGGAGGGCGCATGA